The following are from one region of the Strix uralensis isolate ZFMK-TIS-50842 chromosome 4, bStrUra1, whole genome shotgun sequence genome:
- the SIX6 gene encoding homeobox protein SIX6, with amino-acid sequence METREPICRARQQISRSRSSAAAARSWACAFSFFLFFFSPPTPFLFFKFFFPFFFPLPSLPPPTPALLPAPSSSASPLPTAPSRRSRRALPIASPPSAGPPAAAPPAPEEAEAERGAVARGRCPLPRRGAVRGGGGHRRGCAERGAEPGAASMFQLPILNFSPQQVAGVCETLEESGDIERLGRFLWSLPVAPAACEALNKNESVLRARAIVAFHTGNYRELYHILENHKFTKESHAKLQALWLEAHYQEAEKLRGRPLGPVDKYRVRKKFPLPRTIWDGEQKTHCFKERTRHLLREWYLQDPYPNPSKKRELAQATGLTPTQVGNWFKNRRQRDRAAAAKNRLQQQVLTQGSVRSLQAEEESGGEAVGAASSPAASLSSKAATSAISITSSDSECDI; translated from the exons ATGGAAACCCGGGAGCCAATCTGCCGAGCCCGGCAGCAAATCAGCCGCTCCCGcagcagcgcggcggcggcgcggagctgggcttgtgctttttcttttttccttttttttttttcaccccccaccccttttttattttttaaatttttttttcctttttttttcccccttccctccctccctccccccacgcccgccctcctccctgctccatcctcctccGCCTCGCCCCTGCCCACCGCCCCCAGTCGCCGGAGCCGCCGAGCGCTCCCCATCGCCTCTCCGCCCTCCGCCGGCCCTCCCGCGGCTGCTCCGCCGGCGCCGGAGGAGGCAGAAGCGGAGCGAGGGGCGGTCgcccggggccgctgcccgcTTCCCCGCCGCGGGGctgtgcgcggcggcggcgggcatCGCCGGGGGTGCGCGGAGCGCGGAGCGGAGCCCGGCGCCGCCTCCATGTTCCAGCTGCCCATCCTCAATTTCAGTCCGCAGCAGGTGGCCGGGGTCTGCGAGACCCTGGAGGAGAGCGGGGACATCGAGCGCCTGGGGCGCTTCCTCTGGTCCCTGCCCGTGGCCCCCGCGGCCTGCGAGGCCCTCAACAAGAACGAGTCGGTGCTGAGAGCCCGGGCCATCGTGGCCTTCCACACCGGGAACTACCGGGAGCTCTACCACATCCTGGAGAACCACAAGTTCACCAAGGAGTCCCACGCCAAGCTGCAAGCCCTCTGGCTGGAAGCGCACTACCAGGAGGCAGAGAAGCTGCGGGGCCGACCCCTGGGGCCGGTGGACAAGTACCGGGTGAGGAAGAAGTTCCCGCTGCCCCGCACCATCTGGGACGGCGAGCAGAAGACACATTGCTTCAAGGAGCGGACGAGGCATTTGCTGCGGGAGTGGTACCTGCAGGACCCTTACCCCAACCCCAGCAAAAAGCGGGAACTGGCACAGGCCACGGGACTTACCCCCACGCAAGTGGGCAACTGGTTCAAAAACCGCAGGCAAAGGGACAGGGCAGCAGCCGCTAAGAACAG GCTACAGCAGCAGGTCCTCACGCAGGGCTCGGTGCGCTCGCTGCAAGCGGAGGAGGAGAGCGGCGGGGAGGCGGTGGGGGCCGCCTCCAGCCCCGCAGCCAGCCTCTCCAGCAAAGCGGCCACCTCCGCCATCTCCATCACATCCAGCGACAGTGAATGTGACATCTGA